In Formosa haliotis, the sequence ATTATCATCGTTTGTAATCATAAGTTTAAATTGTTCTTTAACGTTATCATAATCTACTTTTAGCTTATTTAAAAGCTTAGTGGTAGGGTCGTTTTCGTTCCTTAAAATACACAGCAATAAATGCGCGGTATTAATGGAATTACTTTGAAATAATTTGGCTTCTAAAAACGTAGTTTTTAAAGCCCGCTCAGCTTGTCTGGTAAGGTGCAAATTCTTTTTCTCGTTAGAAATTGCCGTTAGGGTAGGGTTTGCAGGGCTTAATATTTCAACTTTTCTCCTTAAATGATTTAAATCTATATCTAAGGCATTTAAAATGTTTATTGCTTTCCCGTTTCCGTCTCTTAAAAGTCCAAGCATAAGATGTTCTGTACCTATAAAGTCGTGACCTAAGCGTAGGGCTTCTTCTTTACTGTATGCAATAACATCTTTTACTCTTGGTGAAAAATTATCATCCATAAATTAAATCCTTTCTGCATTAAAATTACTAAAACATATTACCAAAGGCAAAAAGTATTCCTTAAATTATATGATTTGTGCTAAGAGAAATAAAATCTTTAATAAATCAAAATAATTAGGGGCTTACTTATTAACTAAACACCTAGGGTAGATTGTTAATAAAAACTGTTAAAAAAGCTGTTAAAACCCCTGCTATGACTCGGGAAATGGTTATCTTAGCGCGATTTGAAACACACAAGATAACTAAATTAATTTTATAGATGGCAGAAGGAGAAAAGCTTATTCCAATTAATATAGAGGACGAAATGAAAACGGCCTACATTGATTATTCAATGTCGGTCATTGTGTCACGTGCCTTACCAGATGTTAGAGATGGATTAAAACCGGTACATAGACGTGTTTTATTCGGAATGCATGAATTAGGAATTAGAGCAACTGGTGCACATAAAAAGTCAGCAAGAATTGTTGGGGAAGTATTAGGAAAGTACCACCCACACGGAGATACGTCGGTTTACGATGCTATGGTGCGTATGGCTCAAGAATGGAGTTTACGTTATATGTTAGTAGACGGCCAAGGTAATTTTGGTTCTGTAGATGGCGATAGTCCGGCAGCAATGCGTTATACAGAAGCACGTATGCGTAAAATCTCTGAGGACATGTTGGCAGATATAGATAAGGAAACTGTAGATCATAAATTAAATTTTGATGATACCTTACAGGAACCAACCGTATTGCCAACTCGAATTCCAGGTTTATTAATTAATGGAGCTTCAGGAATTGCCGTAGGTATGGCAACCAATATGCCACCACACAATTTAACTGAAGTTGTAGATGGTATTGTTGCATTTATTGAAAATAAAGATATTGAAGTCGACGAGCTTATAAATTATATTAAAGCTCCAGATTTTCCTACCGGAGGAACTATTTATGGTTACGATGGAGTTAAGGAAGCTTTTCGTACAGGTCGTGGACGTATAGTAATGCGTGCCAAGGCTAATATTGAGGAGGTACAAGGTCGTGAATGTATTATTGTTACAGAAATTCCGTACCAAGTTAATAAGGCAGACATGATTAAAAAGACTGCCGATTTAGTTAACGAAAAGAAATTAGAAGGTATCGCTACTATACGCGATGAGTCTGATAGAAACGGAATGCGTATTGTTTTTGTGTTAAAGCGAGAAGCCATTCCTAATATTGTACTAAACAAATTATACAAGTATACACAACTGCAAACGTCTTTTAGTGTAAATAATATTGCATTAGTAGAAGGGCGTCCGCAATTATTAAACTTAAAAGATTTAATCCATCATTTTGTTGAGCACAGACACGAAGTTGTTGTTAGACGTACAACTTACGAATTACGTAAAGCAGAAGAGCGTGCACATATTTTAGAAGGATTAATTATAGCTTCTGATAATATTGATGAAGTAATAAAAATTATTAGATCTTCTTCTAACGCCGATGAAGCTAGAGAACGTTTAATAGAACGTTTTAAACTTTCGGAAATACAAGCGAAAGCTATAGTCGAGATGCGTCTTCGTCAACTTACCGGACTGGAGCAAGATAAATTACGTTCAGAATATGACGAAATTATGTTAACTATAGAAGACTTAAAGGATATCCTAGACAAGAAAGAACGTCGTATGGATATTATTAAGGAAGAGCTTATAGTTATTAGAGATAAGTATGGCGATGAGCGTCGTTCGGTTATAGAATATGCTGGAGGAGATTTAAGTATTGAAGATATGATTCCAGATGAGCAAGTTGTAATTACAATTTCGCACGCTGGGTATATTAAACGTACATCGCTTACAGAATACAAAACGCAACATAGAGGTGGTGTTGGACAAAAAGCATCGACCACACGTAACGAGGATTTCTTAGAACATTTATTTGTAGGTACCAACCACCAGTATATGTTATTCTTTACACAAAAAGGAAAATGTTTCTGGATGCGTGTATACGAAATCCCGGAAGGTAGTAAAACCTCTAAAGGAAGAGCGATTCAGAATTTAATAAATATCGAGCAAGACGATAAAGTCATGGCGTTTATTTGTACGCAAGATCTTAAAGATGAAGATTACATTAATAGTCATTATGTAATTATGGCGACTAAAAATGGCCAGGTTAAGAAAACATCTTTAGAGCAATATTCTCGTCCGAGAACCAACGGAATTAACGCGATTACCATTAAGGAAGATGATGTGCTTTTAGAAGCTAAGCTTACCACAGGAACAAGTCAAGTTATGTTGGCATTAAAATCTGGTAAAGCCATTCGTTTCGAAGAAGCTAAAACAAGACCAATGGGTAGGGGAGCCTCTGGAGTTAGAGGTATCACACTAGCTGAAGAAAATGACGAAGTTATCGGAATGATTACTGTAGAAAACCCACAAGAAGAATCTGTACTTGTAGTCTCTGAAAACGGATATGGTAAACGTACCTATATTGACGATCCAGAAGATGGAGAACCAGTATACCGAATTACAAATCGTGGAGGAAAAGGTGTAAAAACTATTTCTATTACAGAAAAAACAGGTAAATTAGTGGCAATCAAGACGGTATCAGATTCAGATGATCTTATGATTATCAATAAATCGGGTATTGCTATTAGAATTGCTGTTAAAGATTTACGTGTAATGGGTCGTGCAACGCAAGGGGTAAAACTTATTAATTTACGTAATGGAGATTCTATTGCAGCTGTTGCTAAAGTGATGCATGAAGAAGAAACTTTAGAAGACTTGGAAGGAGCAGAGGGTGATATTATTCCTGTAGACGGAGAAGATTCACCATCTATTGAAAACAATAACTTAGAAAATAATTAATAAACATATTAACTTAATTTGATTACAATGAAAAAACAGATTATAGTTGCTTTAGCTTTATCGGTTAGTGCATTTGCAGTCGCACAAAAAAAGAACTAAAAGCAGCAGAAAAAGCAATTAAAGGTAACAATTATGCAGAGGCAAAGGCCGCTTTAAATCAAGTAGAGCCAATGTTATCTTCTATAGATGAAAAGTATAAGTCGAAGTATTATTTTTTACAAGCTGAGGCTTTATATGCTAACGGTGCAGGATCTGAAGCCGATGTTACAAAAGCCATAGAAAGCTTAAATAACGTAGACGATTCTATGAAAAGCGAAGTTGTAGAATTTAAACAAGAAATGCAAAACACATTTTTAGTTAAAGCTAACAACGATTTTAAAAATAAAAATTACTCAGCAGCAAATAAGGAATTTGAACAATTGTATAACATCATGCCTTCAGATACGACTTATTTATATTATGCAGCTGTAAGTGCAGTTAGCGATCAAGATTACGATTCAGCTTTAAAACACTATATTAAATTAGATGAATTAGGGTACACAGGTATTGAGACGCAATATTATGCAACAAACATTTCTACTAACGAGGAAGAAGTAATGTCTGAAAGCCAAAGAGATTTATTTGTAAAGGCAAAATCTCATATCAAGCCAGGTAAACGTAAAACAGAATCTAAGCAAGCCGAAATTACTAAAAACATTGCTTTAATTTATGTGTCTCAAGGTAAAAATGATGAGGCTTTAGAAGCGGTTAAAAAAGCAAGACAACAAGATCCAGAAAATTTAGATTTATTATTAACAGAAGCTAATTTATACTTAGAATTAGGAGAAACAGATAAATTTAAAGAATTAATGGAAGCAGCTGTTGCAAAGCAACCAGACAATCCAAACTTACATTACAACATTGGTGTTATTTCTTTAAAGAATAAAGAATTTGAAGCAGCAAGAACATCTTTTGAAAAGGCACTACAATTAAAGCCTGATTATGCAGATGCAGCCTTAAATGAGTCTACAACTTACATTGATGAAGGAAACTCTTTAATTGAAGAAATGAACAGTTTAGGTACTAGTAAAGCAGATAACCAACGTTATGATGAATTACGTGCTAAGAAAACAAGTTTATTCGATAAAGGGGCGCAAGTTTTAGAGCAATATATTGCTAAAAACCCTAACCCAGAGCCAAACATTTACCAACAATTAATTAATATTTACAATGCTGTTGGAAACGATAAAGCTAAAGACATTCAAGCAAAATTAGACGCTTCTAAATAAGTAGTTTTCTTATTATAATTTTAAAACCCATGATGTTTATTCGTCATGGGTTTTTTTATGTCTTTACGTAAGTAATATGGCTTTATAGAAGTGAGGGTAGGAACATCATTTTAACTAAAAATAAGCCCTTTGTTTTGTGTTTCTTAAATGGTTAATATTAGTTTGGCTATTTTAGGCTAAACGCTCTTTGAATAGCTTTAAATACTGTTTGGAGTTTTAATACATAATCATTTCAGAAAATTAATGGGTAATAGACATAAAATTAATTGTAACCTTGAGTTTTGGTGGGACGGATAGGGGACTAACATCTTAAAAATCCGAAATGAATTTTACCAAAACAATCTGGACTATCAAGTTGGGGCTATGGATAACATTTATAATTGGATGTTTGGAAAATAAGAAGATATTAATCGTATTATAAGATGGTTTCTTTGGGGGCATTAATGAGAAAAATCTACTCCTACGTCAATCATAATTAGCATTACAGTTAAAGCAGATTTATGTTGCTTGATCCGTTTTAAGATTTATTACTGGATTATTATATTAAGGATTAGGAAAGAATGGTGTATTAGTAATCCTATTATTTCTTGGTGCTAAAATGGTTTAAAGGATTAGTAGTTTAACTCAGTGGGGGAATTGAGGTTGATATGATATTTAAGAAACCTTTTAGTTAAGGTTAATTAAATTTTATTTTCAATGGTACCCTTGGGTTAAGATTACAACGAATAAGGAGTAGCTTAGATTGAATTAAAAGGTAGTGAGGAGTAAGAAATTCTATGCCAATAAAAAAGCCGCTGTAAAGCGGCTTTTTTTAATTTATATGATAATAGGATGATTAATTATCAGTGTCTTCTAAGATAATAAACTTAGAACGTCTGTTAGCTTGATGTTCTTCTTTAGTACATTTTACACCGTTAGAACAACCGTTAACCAATTGAGTTTCTCCGTAACCAATAGCACTTTCAATTCTACTTGGATCAATCTCTCTAGATAAGATATAATCTCTAGTAGATTTAGCACGTTTGTCAGATAAGGTTAAGTTATAGTTATCTGGTCCGCGGCTATCTGTATGCGATTCAATTTTAATACGCATATTAGGGTGTTCTCTCATTACCCCAACAATGTTTTCAAGTTCGTAAGCAGCATCAGTTCTAATATCCCATTTGTCGAAGTCGAAGTAAATTGGATTAATAACAATCTCGTCTTCTATAATTAGAGGGATTAAATTAAGATCTGTAATAATTTCGTTTCCGTTGATTAATGATGTATTTACTTCTCTTAAATCGTCTTTGTAATCGGCCTTACTACCTAAAACATTATACTTAGAGTTACACTTCACTCTAAAAGAATACATACCATCTTCTCCAGTCATAACTTGTTGCATAACTTTTCCAGTTTCATCAATTAACTGTACTGTTGCGAAAGATAATGGAACAAGGGTTCTGCTATCTCTAACTGTACCTTTAATAAGTTGAGAACAGATTTCGAATGAATAGATATCGTCGCTTCCCATTCCGCCTTCACGGTTAGAAGATAAATACCCACGGCCATTTTTTGCATCTATATTGAAAGCAAAATCATCGAAACCACTGTTAAAAGGAGCTCCTAAATTTTCAACCTTTGTACCTCCTTTAAGGACATCTGATTTAAAAATATCTAAGAATCCTAAGTTTACATAACTGTCTGATGAAAAGTATAAGGTGTTATCCTCATCAACAAAAGGAAACATTTCTTTTCCTTCAGTGTTAACCGCAGCACCTAAATTAACAGGAAAACCATAATTGTCTTCTCCTAAAATGGCTACTTTCCAAATATCTGTTTGACCAAATCCACCTTCTCTATCTGAAGTAAAGTATAACGTTTTGTTATCTGGACTTAAAGCAGGGTGACCAGTAGAGTATACACGGTCGTTAATAGATAATTCTTTAACATCTTGCCAAGTACTATCTATATACGTTGCTTTATAGATTTTTAAGTGAGAAGTTCCTTCTCGGTCTGCTTTTAATTTTTTGTTTTTACTTACGTTATCTCTAGTAAAATACATGGTTTTACCGTCGTTGGTAATAGCAACACTAGCTTCATGATATTTAGTATTGATATCGGACCCTTTAATATAGTTAGGGTAGCTATAGTTTAATGCATCTTCACCATCTGTAGCTTCAGAAATTTGAGACTGGTAGATGTCTAGGAAAGGTTCATTGTTCCATACATATAATTCGTCTCTATTCTTTTTAGAAGTAGAAGCAAAGTAAAAGGTTCCATCGTATTCAACCCCACCAAAATCTGAATTTTTAGTGTTTATTGGTAAATTTACTAATTCAACATAAACCCCTTCGGTACTTTTAAGTTTTTCATATAAAGCTACATTTGTAAAATCGGTTCCTTTGATTCGATCTTCATCTTTCTGAACTTCATTAAACTTTTCTAAGTATACCACAGCTTCATCGTACTGACCAAGACTTCTTAATGACTGAGCATATTTATAATAGTAAATAGGATCTATATCCTCGTATTTATTTACAGCTACTTCATACCATTGAGCAGCTTTTTCTGAATTTGAGTTGTTGTAGTAACAATCTCCTAATCGCGTTAATACGTGGGCGCTACTGTCTCCTTTTTTTACAGCTTCTTGATATAAATCACTTGCTTTAACATAAGCGTAATTTTTGAAGAATTTGTCGGCTACCTTTTTTTGAGCAAAGATAAAAGTACTCGAGAGCGCTAGTATTGTTAATATAATTTTTGTCTTCATAGTGGTAGTCTTTAGAAATATCTAGGGGATTTAATACGTCTTTCTTTAAATAATTCGAACATTAACATGATTTCGTGGGTTCCGCTTTGGTAGTGTCTTATTTCAGAATTCACTGGGAATTCATAAGTGTAACCAATTCGTATTTGTTTAGAAACTTGGAAATCAACCAAAGCTCCAATTGCATTTGTTCCTCTAAATCCATAATCAATAGTTCCATCTTGTAGGTCTCTATCATCTACACCTGGATTATGTCTATAACCAGCACCTAACCATAATTTTTCGTAAAATAAGAAATTAGCAGTTAAGTCGTAAGATAAAGGTGCTCCATTTGTCGCTTTTACAAGGAACGATGGTTTAAACTTAGTGTAGTCTCCAAGGTTAAATACAAATCCACCTGTAAAATAATAACTAACACGTTCTAACGCTTCGTACTCATCTGTAGCGTAATCGGTATTTAGAATACGAGGTGCCGATAAACCTAAATACCATCTGGTAGAGTGCCAGTATACACCAGCACCAAAGTTAGGCGACCAACGATCTTCTATACCATAAATAACAGGGTCGTTAGGGTTGTCTAATCTAAAACCTTGATCTAAGCTATATTGGGTAAAACCAGCATTAAGACCAAAGGCTAATTTAGAGTTTTCTCCTGTTTTAATAGTATATGAAAAACTTCCATATAAATAATTAAAGTTTTCAGGACCAAGTTCATCATGGATATAAGATCCTCCAATCCCGATTTTCTCGTTATTAAGAGGTGAGTGTATAGATAGTGTTTCTGTGTTTGGTGCACCATCTATACCTACCCATTGGCTTCTGTGTAATCCAACTACACTTAATGTACCTCTACTTCCTGTATATGCAGGGTTAATAGATATGGTATTATACATATATTGGGTGAACTGAGGCAATTGTTGTGCCATCCCGACCGTACAACTCAATAATGCAATAGCTACTATGTGATATTTTAAAATTTTCATAGGTTATTTTTTATTTGGTTCCTAAGTAAATTGGACCTGTCAGTGGTTTCAATCCGCTATTTTTTAATGTTACTATGTAATAATATGTTCCTGTTGGTAAGTGATTAGAATTACCAAATGCACTTGAATCGTTTTGACCACTCCAGTTGTTTTGGTAATTAAGTGATTTATAAACTAAAGCACCCCATCTGTTATAAATTTCAACCTCTATAACAAATCCACATCTGTCTATACCTGTTACAGTGAAGAACTCATTCCATTGGTCACCATTTGGTGTAATCGATGTTGAAATGATAGGATCACAAGTAGGAGGAACACAATCTTCATTAATATCTAAAGTTACAGTTGTTTGATTTTGACATCCTGAGTCTTCAGTAAAGGTAAATACATATGTTCCAACTTCTGAGTCGATAGGATCGAATATGCTACCATTAAGGGTTGCATCTCCAGAATCTACTACCCAAGTACCACTTGAAGTATTATCGGCTAAATAGCTGTTTAAGTCTATTGGACCACCTTCTGTACAAGCACTATCTGAAACTAGAACTGGTTCTTGATGTACATTAACAGTAATTGTTTGTGTAAATACTGAAGTATTACCACTAGAATCTGATACTGTCCATTCTCTTATTATTAAGTAGTTTTCGTTTGCTGCACCACTAGAGGTATTCTCTTCTGTATAATCTACAGTTAAATCTGTAGAACAGTTGTCTGCGAATACTAAATCTGGTTTAGCAGGTACGTCTGTACAATTAACTAAAACTTCTGTATCTAAGTCGCTAACTAGAGTAGGAGGTGTTGTATCTGCTACTGTAATAATTTGAGATACTTCAGTAGTGTTTCCACAAGCATCAGTAAATGTCCAAGTTCTTGTAATGATACTACTTGTAGCATCGATATCATTTGTAGTGTCTACACCTGTAGCAGTGATTGACGCTCCACAATTATCGGTTGCAGTTAAATCTATCATTGCAGGTACATCGTCTCCACATTCTACCGTTACATCGGCAGGTACAGTTGGAGCAGTAGGAGCAACATCATCTATAACAGTTATTACTTGAGTAGTTGTTGTTGAATTTCCACTACTATCTGTAAACATCCAAGTACGTGTAATAATTACGTTACAAGCATCGGCATTATCTATAGTTTCAGTTCCTGCATCAGTAATAGTTCCATCACATGCGTCTGTCGCTGTTAAAGTGTCTAAAGCAGGCACATCATCTATACAAGCATATGTTGTGTCTGCAGGAGCGTTATCTACTACAGGAGCAGTTTCATCAGTATAAGTAATCGTAGCAGTAGTTGTTACGAAATTACCAGCAGCATCGGTAACAGTGAATGTTACAGTTGTTGCGCCATCTGTGTAATTGTTAGTCCAAGTAATGTCTGAACAGAAATCAATGGCAGTAGCACCTCCGTTATTCGCTAACCATGCATTAATAATATCAGTTGGATCTTCGTTACATTCAATTACTAAATTTTGAGCAGGTGTGTCAATAACCGGAGCCGTTTGGTCTGTATAAGTAATCGTAGCCGTAGTAGTTACAAAGTTACCATTAGCATCTGTAGCAGTAAATGTTACAGAGGTAGCACTAAATGTGAAGTTATTAGTCCAAGTAATGTCTGAACAGAAATCCGTAGCAGTAGCACCACCGTTATTCGCTAACCAAGCATTAATAGCATCAGTTGGATCTTCGTTACATTCAACTACTAAATTTTGAGCAGGAGTGTCAATTACCGGAGCCATTGTGTCTGTATAAGTAATCGTAGCAGTAGTTGTTACGAAGTTACCATTAGCATCTGTAGCAGTAAATGTTACAGAAGTAGCACCAGTAGTGAAGTTATTAGTCCAAGTAATGTCTGAACAGAAATCTGTAGCAGTAGCACCACCGTTATTCGCTAACCAAGCATTAATAACATCGGTAGGATCCTCGTTACATTCAACTACTAAATTTTGAGCAGGAGTGTCAATAACCGGAGCCATTGTGTCTGTATAAGTAATCGTCGCCGTCGTCGTTACAAAGTTACCATTAGCATCTGTAGCAGTAAATGTTACAGAAGTAGCACCAGTAGTGAAATTGTTAGTCCAAGTAATGTCTGAACAGAAATCAGTAGCAGTAGCACCACCGTTATTCGCTAACCATGCATTAATAATATCAGTTGGATCTTCGTTACATTCAATTACTAAATTTTGAGCTGGTGTGTCAATAACAGGAGCCGTTTGGTCTGTATAAGTAATCGTAGCCGTAGTAGTTACAAAGTTACCATTAGCATCTGTAGCAGTAAATGTTACAGAGGTAGCACCAAATGTGAAGTTATTAGTCCAAGTAATGTCTGAACAGAAATCCGTAGCAGTAGCACCGCCGTTATTCGCTAACCAAGCATTGATAACATCGGTAGGGTCTTCGTTACATTCAACTACTAAATTTTGAGCAGGAGTGTCAATAACCGGAGCCATTGTGTCTGTATAAGTAATCGTAGCCGTAGTAGTTACGAAGTTACCATTAGCGTCTGTGGCAGTAAATGTTACAGAAGTAGCACCAGGAGTGAAATTGTTAGTCCAAGTAATGTCTGAACAGAAATCTGTAGCAGTAGCACCACCGTTATTTGTTAACCAAGCATTGATAACATCGGTAGGGTCTTCATTACATTCAACTACTAAATTCTGAGCTGGTGTGTCAATAATTGGAGCAGTGTCGTCTGTATAAGTAATCGTAGCAGTAGTTGTTACGAAGTTTCCATTAGCGTCTGTAGCAGTAAATGTTACAGAAGTAGCACCAGTAGTGAAATTGTTTGTCCAAGTAAGGTCTGAACAATTATCAGTTGCAGTAGCACCACCATTATTAGCTAACCATGCATTAATAACATCCGTAGGATTTTCGTTACATTCAACTACTAAATCTTGAGCAGGTGTTTCAATAATAGGAGCAATATTATCTGTAAGGATAATTGTTGCTGAAGTTGTGCTTACATTTCCACAGGCATCTGATGCTGTAAAAGTAACCGTAACATCTGAAGCATTAACTAAAGAACTAGGATCAAAATCATTACTCCAAGTTACATCAGAACATACATCCTGTCCCATTGCACCTCCATTTGTGTTTAACCAAGTTTGAATCTCGGTAATATTTGAATCTCCACATTCCACTGTTATGTCTTGAGCTGCTGTAGTAATTTCAGGAGCAAGTTCATCTATAATGGTATAAGTAGCTGCTGTATTTACTGAGTTTCCACACGCATCAGTAGCTGTAAAGATTACTTCTACAGCACCGTTACAAATGTCTGCAGTTGAATCGTAGTTATTAGTCCAAGTTACATCAGAACAACTGTCATATGCTAATGCATATCCGTTAAGTTCTACCCAAGCATCGATAGTTGGATTTCTTTGTTCCCCATCGCAAGTAAAAACGATATCTGTAGCTTCTTCGATTAGTATTGGAGCAGTTTCGTCTATAACGTTGATAGTTTGAGTACCTACACTAACATTACCACAAGCATCTTCGAAAGTCCAAGTACGTGTAATGATAACGTTACAAGCATCTGAATTGTCTGTTACATCTACAGGAGTTGCTGTTACCATGGCACCACAATTATCTTGAGCAGTTAAGTCGATCATTGCAGGTAATTCATCTGAACAATCAATAGTTACATCTGCAGGAATTGTTGGTACAATTGGAGCTTGAGTATCTGCTACTGTAATGGTTTGAGATACTTCTGTAGAATTTCCACTGTTATCTGTGAATAACCAAGTACGAGTAATAATTACATTACAAGCATCAGTATCGTTAATAGTTTCTGTACCGTTAGATGTGATTGTTCCAGAACAATCATCTGTAGCAGTTAATGGTTCCATTGGAGGAACATCATCAACACATTCTACAGTTAAATCTGCAGGTGCATTATCTACTACAGGAGC encodes:
- a CDS encoding gliding motility-associated C-terminal domain-containing protein; protein product: MKKFYAKKIKAYKNIKQYSLLALVLMAFSFYSHGQSAVPFSSRANFTVQGDFTIIGNTNLAPDTPGQSNDSGDMFYVDVDNDITTINSSTADINLLDESGQVTNNSEIVYAGLYWTGRPGPDKSFVVQTDNGPKTLNKGIVSLKGPNSAYTTITAADNDIYYPESIYDNMYIAFADVTDFVKNNGTGSYTVADIALVEGKDNTSNLGIGYYGGWSMIIVYQNTAMKVRNIGVFDGYSFKNVPGDAGYVPSRYINLDISNLNTADVVRGQIGIMAGEGDLDLDGDALTTQFGGTGNYLNRLQHGPNTSLNFFNSTITVDGTERFPSGTIYGLDLHKFDLPFGDSLRPDTVAPNQDQLSLQYTATKDKYVIYNITLSFEDDTLPVPPIDATYECLTDVPAGEPLTAPDNCSPGNTMTSLPQDTINSADPCNIIITRTWSFKDSCDYIFEVSQTINVVDTTAPVAPEAPADTAVSCLTDLPAPLTLQALDNCAGTISATSVDTVVPSDSCNQSVIRTWTFADACGNTTEISQNIMVVDDVLPIFFDDPQDIVYECDGEQRNPTIDAWVELNGYALAEDNCSDITWTNNYNGEALTCNQSVTVEFTATDACGNSVTKSATYTLIDVNAPTIDTAPTDLVLECNENSQSTLNTWLTSNGGAIATDVCSEQVTWTNDFDPDSFTLEACGVNNATTVTFSTSDDCGNIATATATITVIDETAPTVPTNVPADVTVECYEDIPANINLTATDYCAGEITVPGVDTEDNSDPANIIITRTWTFADACGNTSEVSQIITVNDQTAPVLDGPAPTDLTVQCITDVPAMQTLTATDNCSGTITSNGTETTNDTDACNIIITRNWIFSDQSGNTTDVSQTITVKDETAPVVDTTPADLTLDCNEDVPVMEPLTATDNCTGTITSQGTETVDDSNPLNTIITRTWIFADDCGNTTEATQTITVDKDTTAPVVDNAPADLTVECVDDVPPMEPLTATDDCSGTITSNGTETINDTDACNVIITRTWLFTDNSGNSTEVSQTITVADTQAPIVPTIPADVTIDCSDELPAMIDLTAQDNCGAMVTATPVDVTDNSDACNVIITRTWTFEDACGNVSVGTQTINVIDETAPILIEEATDIVFTCDGEQRNPTIDAWVELNGYALAYDSCSDVTWTNNYDSTADICNGAVEVIFTATDACGNSVNTAATYTIIDELAPEITTAAQDITVECGDSNITEIQTWLNTNGGAMGQDVCSDVTWSNDFDPSSLVNASDVTVTFTASDACGNVSTTSATIILTDNIAPIIETPAQDLVVECNENPTDVINAWLANNGGATATDNCSDLTWTNNFTTGATSVTFTATDANGNFVTTTATITYTDDTAPIIDTPAQNLVVECNEDPTDVINAWLTNNGGATATDFCSDITWTNNFTPGATSVTFTATDANGNFVTTTATITYTDTMAPVIDTPAQNLVVECNEDPTDVINAWLANNGGATATDFCSDITWTNNFTFGATSVTFTATDANGNFVTTTATITYTDQTAPVIDTPAQNLVIECNEDPTDIINAWLANNGGATATDFCSDITWTNNFTTGATSVTFTATDANGNFVTTTATITYTDTMAPVIDTPAQNLVVECNEDPTDVINAWLANNGGATATDFCSDITWTNNFTTGATSVTFTATDANGNFVTTTATITYTDTMAPVIDTPAQNLVVECNEDPTDAINAWLANNGGATATDFCSDITWTNNFTFSATSVTFTATDANGNFVTTTATITYTDQTAPVIDTPAQNLVIECNEDPTDIINAWLANNGGATAIDFCSDITWTNNYTDGATTVTFTVTDAAGNFVTTTATITYTDETAPVVDNAPADTTYACIDDVPALDTLTATDACDGTITDAGTETIDNADACNVIITRTWMFTDSSGNSTTTTQVITVIDDVAPTAPTVPADVTVECGDDVPAMIDLTATDNCGASITATGVDTTNDIDATSSIITRTWTFTDACGNTTEVSQIITVADTTPPTLVSDLDTEVLVNCTDVPAKPDLVFADNCSTDLTVDYTEENTSSGAANENYLIIREWTVSDSSGNTSVFTQTITVNVHQEPVLVSDSACTEGGPIDLNSYLADNTSSGTWVVDSGDATLNGSIFDPIDSEVGTYVFTFTEDSGCQNQTTVTLDINEDCVPPTCDPIISTSITPNGDQWNEFFTVTGIDRCGFVIEVEIYNRWGALVYKSLNYQNNWSGQNDSSAFGNSNHLPTGTYYYIVTLKNSGLKPLTGPIYLGTK